In one Grus americana isolate bGruAme1 chromosome 1, bGruAme1.mat, whole genome shotgun sequence genomic region, the following are encoded:
- the LOC129201446 gene encoding uncharacterized protein LOC129201446, which yields MSDPQAYMALVDTSTQCTLMPSSYKGAEPICISGVMGGFQQVAVLEAKVSLTGNEWQKHPIVTGPEALCILGIDYLWRGYFKDPKGYWWGFGIAALEMEEIKQLSTIPGLSEDPSVMGLLRGKEQQVPVTTTAMHWGQYCTNQDSLIRNHKLICQLESQGVISRTRLPFDSPIWPVQKYNGEWRPTVDYCGLNEVTAPVSAAVPDTLELQYKLESKIDKWYATVDIVNAFFSVPLTAECRPQFAFTWRGVQYTWNRLPQGWEHSPTISHGLIQTALEQSEAPERLQYIDDIVVWGNTAEEVSEKGKKIVQILLKAGFAIKQSKVKGPAQEIQSLGIKWQDGCHQIPMDVTNKIAAMCPATNKEETSFLRHCGFLENAYPKLQYDRKPSL from the coding sequence atgTCAGACCCACAGGCGTATATGGCTCTAGTGGACACCAGCacacagtgtaccctaatgccatcgagctataaaggggcagaacccatctgtatttctggagtgatggGGGGATTCCAACAGGTAGCTGTACTGGAAGCTAAAGTAAGCCTAACTGGGAACGaatggcaaaagcaccccattgtgactggcccagaggctctgtgcatcctgggcatagactacctctggagagggtatttcaaggacccaaaagggtactGGTGGGGttttggcatagctgccttAGAGAtggaggaaattaaacagctgtctaCCATTCctggtctctcggaggacccttctgttaTGGGGTTGCTGAGGGGCAAGGAACAACAGGTGCCAGTCACTACCACAGCGATGCACTGGGGGCAATACTGCACCAACCAAGACTCCCTGATTCGCAACCATAAGCTGATTTGTCagctggagagccagggagtgatcagcagaacccgcttGCCCTTTGACAGCCCCATATGGCCGGTGCAGAAGTataatggagagtggaggccAACAGTAGACTAttgtggcctgaatgaagtcacggCACCcgtgagtgctgctgtgccagacactCTAGAACTTCAATACAAACTGGAGTCAAAGATAGACAAGTGGTATGCCACAGTTGATATCGTGAATGCGTTTTTCTCAGTCCCTTTgacagcagagtgcaggccacagtttgctttcacttggaggggtgtccagtacacctggaatcgactgccccaggggtgggaacacagccccaccatttcccatggactgatccagactgcactggaacagagTGAAGCTCCAGAACGCCTGCAATACATAGATGACATCGttgtatggggcaacacagcagaagaagtttctgagaaagggaagaaaatagtccagattcttctgaaagctggttttgccataaaacaaagtaaggtcaagggacctgcacaggagatccagtctttaggaataaaatggcaagatgggtgtcatcagatcccaatggatgtgaccaacaaaatagcagctatgTGTCCAGCAACTAACAAAGAGGAAACAAGCTTTCTTAGGCATTGTGGctttctggagaatgcatatCCCAAATTGCAATATGATCGCAAGCCCTCTTTATGA